One region of Hoeflea sp. 108 genomic DNA includes:
- a CDS encoding lytic transglycosylase domain-containing protein — protein MAKFIPALGPQRVAIFSAVLALSTGIASAAGLDQGTTSAIPFASIGKGDAMRAAFASSDQLKSGLDALSGGDIDRARAVRDALPATALDRHILMWAIALNGGDKVPSADIAAAAQALPGWPGLATLRRNSERAMARENPGPRIVVQAFAGSEPQTIEGAILLARAQMELGDAKAARATLSPYWRNEKLEPQQEAAVIKEFGTLISQADHRFRMEKMFYADRVNSALRVADLAGAKALAEAWAAVIKGDKKSAALLEAVPANQRSAGYFFAQSRNMRKNEKFADAAAFMLKAPRDKAALVDPDAWWAERRVLSRELVDKGDVKTAYRIVAAHSAESPTNAADAEFHAGWYALRGLNDAKTAAPHFARIAEVAGGPISLSRAYYWLGRAAEAGGPGDAKDYYARAATYGTTFYGQLAAERIGRKALNVVYPTPSAADRQAFSQREAVSAISRLEGAGYARYAEMLYRDLSNQLTSPGELALLAVMAEKQDNHYLALRVGKIAAQRGIDVGALSHPVGVIPSSANISGSGKALAYAIARQESEFNVAAVSNAGARGLLQLMPGTAKDVAKKAGLAYSADKLTSDAGYNATLGAAFLGEQLGRFNGSYVLTFAGYNAGPRRADQWIARYGDPRGKDLDTVIDWIERIPFSETRSYVQRVMENYQVYKMRLTGGYDIAGDLVNGR, from the coding sequence ATGGCAAAGTTCATTCCGGCCCTCGGGCCGCAGCGTGTTGCGATTTTCAGCGCCGTCCTTGCGCTTTCGACCGGCATTGCCTCGGCTGCCGGACTCGACCAGGGCACGACGTCGGCCATCCCCTTTGCCTCGATCGGCAAGGGCGACGCCATGCGCGCTGCCTTTGCTTCGTCCGACCAGTTGAAAAGCGGCCTCGATGCGCTGTCGGGCGGCGACATCGACAGGGCACGCGCCGTGCGCGACGCCCTGCCCGCGACCGCGCTCGACCGCCACATCCTGATGTGGGCGATTGCGCTCAATGGCGGTGACAAGGTACCGAGCGCCGACATCGCGGCCGCAGCACAGGCCCTGCCCGGCTGGCCGGGTCTGGCCACGCTTCGGCGCAACAGCGAACGCGCCATGGCGCGCGAGAACCCCGGTCCGCGTATCGTCGTCCAGGCCTTCGCCGGCAGCGAACCGCAGACGATCGAAGGCGCCATATTGCTCGCTCGTGCCCAGATGGAGCTTGGCGACGCCAAGGCCGCACGTGCCACTCTCAGCCCCTACTGGCGCAACGAGAAGCTCGAGCCTCAGCAGGAAGCAGCTGTCATCAAGGAGTTCGGCACGCTGATTTCGCAGGCCGACCATCGTTTCCGCATGGAAAAGATGTTTTATGCCGACCGGGTGAATTCGGCGCTGCGCGTTGCCGATCTTGCCGGCGCAAAGGCGCTGGCCGAGGCTTGGGCGGCCGTCATCAAGGGCGACAAGAAGTCCGCGGCGCTGCTCGAAGCGGTGCCTGCCAACCAGCGCTCGGCCGGCTATTTCTTTGCCCAGTCGCGCAACATGCGCAAGAACGAGAAGTTCGCCGACGCCGCTGCCTTCATGTTGAAAGCACCAAGGGACAAGGCAGCACTCGTCGACCCCGACGCCTGGTGGGCCGAGCGTCGCGTCCTGTCGCGCGAACTCGTCGACAAGGGCGACGTCAAGACAGCCTACCGAATCGTCGCTGCGCACTCGGCCGAAAGCCCGACGAACGCCGCCGACGCCGAATTCCACGCCGGCTGGTACGCACTGCGCGGTCTCAATGACGCCAAGACGGCAGCACCCCACTTCGCCCGTATCGCGGAAGTCGCCGGCGGACCGATCTCACTGTCGCGTGCCTATTATTGGCTCGGCCGCGCCGCCGAGGCGGGCGGACCTGGCGACGCCAAGGACTATTATGCCCGCGCCGCCACCTATGGCACGACCTTCTATGGCCAGCTAGCGGCTGAACGAATCGGCCGCAAGGCGCTCAACGTGGTCTATCCGACGCCAAGTGCAGCCGACCGCCAGGCATTCTCGCAGCGCGAGGCGGTCAGCGCCATCAGCCGGCTCGAGGGTGCTGGCTATGCCCGCTACGCCGAGATGCTCTACCGCGACCTTTCCAACCAGCTGACCAGCCCCGGCGAACTGGCCCTTCTCGCCGTCATGGCCGAAAAACAGGACAATCATTATCTCGCGCTGCGCGTCGGCAAGATCGCGGCCCAGCGCGGCATCGATGTCGGCGCGCTGTCGCATCCGGTCGGCGTGATCCCCTCTTCGGCGAACATTTCCGGTTCGGGCAAGGCGCTTGCCTACGCCATCGCCCGGCAGGAGAGCGAATTCAACGTCGCGGCAGTCTCCAATGCCGGCGCACGTGGCCTGCTGCAGCTCATGCCGGGCACGGCCAAGGACGTGGCAAAGAAGGCAGGCCTGGCCTATTCGGCCGACAAGCTGACTTCGGATGCCGGCTACAACGCCACTTTGGGCGCAGCCTTCCTCGGCGAACAGCTCGGCCGCTTCAACGGCTCCTATGTGCTGACCTTCGCCGGCTACAACGCCGGCCCCCGCCGCGCCGACCAGTGGATCGCACGTTACGGCGACCCGCGAGGCAAGGATCTGGACACCGTCATAGACTGGATCGAGCGCATTCCGTTCTCGGAGACGCGCAGCTACGTCCAGCGCGTGATGGAGAACTATCAGGTCTACAAGATGCGCCTCACCGGCGGCTACGACATCGCCGGCGACTTGGTGAACGGCCGCTGA
- a CDS encoding uracil-DNA glycosylase produces MLFSASALPVDPDRNCPLCPRLHDFIAGWREREPGWYNAPVRSFLPPEGEQAVTFLIVGLAPGVRGANRTGRPFTGDYAGDLLYATLKKFGMARGEFLARPDDTLELIGTAITNAVRCVPPDNKPVGAEINTCRAFLTPTIHRFPKLKAILTLGSIGHQSTVRALGARVAAVPFKHGGRHDIGGITVFSSYHCSRYNTNTGVLTEEMFVNVFRDVAEFLQK; encoded by the coding sequence ATGCTGTTTTCGGCCTCAGCCCTACCAGTCGATCCCGACCGGAACTGCCCATTGTGCCCGCGCCTGCACGACTTCATCGCCGGCTGGCGCGAGCGTGAGCCGGGCTGGTACAACGCGCCGGTGCGCTCCTTCCTGCCCCCGGAAGGAGAGCAAGCGGTCACGTTTCTGATCGTCGGGCTTGCACCCGGGGTGCGCGGAGCAAACCGTACCGGCCGGCCGTTCACCGGCGACTACGCCGGCGACCTGCTCTATGCAACGCTGAAGAAATTCGGAATGGCGCGCGGCGAATTCCTGGCCCGTCCCGATGACACCCTCGAGTTGATCGGCACCGCGATCACCAATGCCGTGCGCTGCGTGCCGCCGGACAACAAACCGGTCGGCGCCGAGATCAACACCTGCCGCGCCTTCCTTACGCCAACGATCCACCGATTTCCCAAGCTCAAGGCCATTCTGACGCTCGGCTCGATAGGCCACCAGTCGACCGTTCGCGCCCTTGGCGCACGGGTCGCCGCGGTTCCCTTCAAGCATGGCGGCCGTCACGACATCGGCGGCATCACGGTGTTTTCGAGCTATCACTGCTCGCGCTACAACACCAATACGGGCGTCCTGACGGAAGAGATGTTCGTCAATGTTTTCCGCGACGTAGCCGAGTTCCTACAAAAATAG
- the rpoZ gene encoding DNA-directed RNA polymerase subunit omega: MARVTVEDCIDKVDNRFELVLLAGHRARQISQGAQITLPRDNDKNPVVALREIADEMLSPDDLKEDLIHSLQKHVEVDEPEPEAPEPADQATASAIDADEPEENINFDRMSEEDLLAGIESLVAPEKSDDF; the protein is encoded by the coding sequence ATGGCCCGCGTAACTGTTGAAGACTGCATTGACAAGGTCGACAACCGCTTCGAGCTGGTGTTGCTTGCCGGCCACCGTGCCCGCCAGATCTCGCAGGGCGCGCAGATCACCCTGCCGCGCGACAACGACAAGAACCCGGTCGTGGCGCTGCGCGAAATCGCCGACGAGATGCTGTCGCCCGACGATCTCAAGGAAGACCTGATCCATTCGCTGCAGAAGCATGTCGAGGTCGACGAGCCGGAGCCGGAAGCTCCCGAGCCGGCGGACCAGGCCACCGCTTCGGCAATCGACGCGGACGAGCCGGAAGAGAACATCAACTTCGACCGCATGTCGGAAGAAGATCTGCTCGCCGGCATCGAGAGCCTCGTGGCTCCCGAAAAGAGCGACGATTTCTAA
- a CDS encoding NYN domain-containing protein: MFDSREKIALFIDGANLYATSRSLGFDIDYRKLLASFQKRGYLLRAYYYTALVEDQEYSSIRPLIDWLDYNGFKVVTKPAKEFTDATGRRKIKGNMDIELTVDALELADVVDHYVIFSGDGDFRTLVEALQRRGRKVSVISTMSSQPPMISDDLRRQADHFIDLMTLKGEIGREPSERPVRKAEAADQTAEDI; encoded by the coding sequence ATGTTTGATTCCCGCGAAAAAATCGCACTCTTCATCGACGGAGCCAATCTCTACGCTACCTCGCGCTCACTTGGGTTCGATATCGACTATCGGAAACTGCTCGCAAGCTTTCAGAAGCGTGGTTATCTGCTTCGTGCCTACTATTACACGGCACTCGTCGAGGACCAGGAATACTCGTCGATCCGTCCGCTGATCGACTGGCTCGACTACAACGGGTTCAAGGTCGTCACCAAGCCGGCGAAGGAATTCACCGACGCGACCGGTCGGCGCAAGATCAAGGGCAACATGGACATCGAGCTGACGGTCGATGCGCTGGAGCTTGCCGATGTCGTCGACCACTATGTCATCTTCTCCGGTGACGGCGATTTCCGCACGCTCGTCGAGGCGTTGCAGCGCCGCGGCCGCAAGGTCAGCGTGATCTCCACCATGTCGTCGCAGCCGCCGATGATCTCGGACGACCTGCGCCGCCAGGCCGACCACTTCATAGACCTGATGACACTCAAGGGCGAGATCGGCCGCGAGCCGTCGGAACGACCGGTCCGCAAGGCCGAGGCTGCCGACCAGACCGCCGAAGACATCTGA
- the dapA gene encoding 4-hydroxy-tetrahydrodipicolinate synthase, with translation MLRGSLTALVTPFDKNGRLDEKAFRELVEWQISEGTTGLVPVGTTGESPTLSHDEHRHVVKMCVEVARGRVPVIAGAGSNNTEEAVGLVKFAETVGADAVLVVTPYYNKPTQRGLYAHFAAVAQATTLPVIIYNIPPRSIIDMTPETMGRLAHDFKNIAGVKDATGKVERVSEQRITCGTDFIQLSGEDASALGFNAHGGVGAISVTSNVAPRLCAEFQIASLSGDNAKALELQDRLMPLHKAIFIEPGASGAKYALSRLGRIENVLRSPLVTVEAATAEKIDAAMKHAGLIN, from the coding sequence ATGCTGAGAGGCTCACTTACCGCGCTCGTGACACCATTCGACAAGAATGGCCGTCTCGACGAGAAAGCCTTTCGCGAACTCGTCGAATGGCAGATATCTGAGGGCACCACGGGTCTCGTCCCCGTAGGCACAACCGGCGAGTCGCCGACACTCTCCCATGACGAACACCGCCACGTCGTGAAGATGTGCGTCGAGGTTGCGCGTGGCCGCGTGCCGGTTATTGCCGGTGCCGGTTCGAACAACACCGAAGAGGCCGTCGGGCTGGTCAAGTTTGCCGAAACCGTCGGCGCGGATGCCGTGCTGGTCGTCACGCCCTATTACAACAAGCCGACGCAGCGTGGCCTCTATGCGCATTTCGCCGCTGTCGCCCAGGCAACGACCCTGCCTGTCATCATCTACAACATCCCGCCGCGCTCGATCATCGACATGACGCCGGAGACGATGGGCCGGCTGGCCCATGACTTCAAGAACATCGCCGGCGTCAAGGATGCGACCGGCAAGGTCGAGCGCGTCTCCGAGCAGCGCATCACCTGCGGCACCGATTTCATTCAGCTGTCGGGCGAGGACGCTTCGGCGCTCGGCTTCAACGCCCATGGCGGCGTTGGCGCCATTTCGGTGACCTCGAACGTTGCGCCACGCCTGTGCGCCGAATTCCAGATCGCCAGCCTGTCCGGCGACAATGCCAAGGCTCTTGAGCTGCAGGATCGCCTGATGCCGCTGCACAAGGCGATCTTCATAGAGCCGGGTGCTTCGGGCGCCAAATACGCGCTGTCGCGTCTCGGCCGCATCGAGAATGTGCTGCGTTCGCCGCTGGTCACCGTCGAAGCTGCGACAGCAGAGAAGATCGACGCTGCGATGAAGCACGCCGGCCTCATCAACTGA
- the pyrE gene encoding orotate phosphoribosyltransferase, protein MQTSDVLDIFRSAGAVLEGHFILTSGLRSPVFLQKARVFMHADKTEALCKALAEKITAEVKGDIDYVVGPAIGGLIPAYETSRHLHVPAIWVEREQGTFRLRRFEIEKGVRVVIVEDIVTTGLSIRETIACLTELGAEVVAAACIIDRSAGKTDVGVPLIALAEYEVPAYPADQLPPELAAIPAIKPGSRNI, encoded by the coding sequence ATGCAGACAAGCGACGTTCTGGACATCTTCCGCTCGGCGGGTGCCGTGCTGGAAGGCCATTTCATCCTGACCTCGGGCCTGCGCAGCCCGGTGTTCCTGCAGAAGGCGCGTGTCTTCATGCACGCCGACAAGACCGAGGCGCTGTGCAAGGCGCTGGCCGAGAAGATCACCGCCGAGGTCAAGGGCGACATCGACTATGTCGTCGGGCCTGCGATCGGCGGGTTGATCCCGGCCTATGAGACGTCGAGGCACTTGCATGTGCCGGCGATCTGGGTCGAGCGCGAGCAGGGCACCTTCCGCCTGCGCCGCTTCGAGATCGAGAAGGGCGTCCGCGTCGTCATCGTCGAGGACATCGTGACCACCGGGCTGTCGATCCGCGAGACCATTGCTTGTCTGACCGAGCTCGGCGCCGAAGTGGTGGCTGCCGCCTGCATCATCGACCGCTCGGCCGGCAAGACCGATGTCGGCGTACCGCTGATTGCGCTTGCCGAATATGAGGTGCCGGCCTATCCGGCCGACCAGCTGCCGCCGGAACTGGCGGCGATCCCGGCCATCAAGCCGGGCAGCCGTAACATCTGA
- the smpB gene encoding SsrA-binding protein SmpB, protein MSQGKKSDPNNKIAAENRKARFNYEVLDTLEAGMVLSGTEVKSLRLGQANIQDSYASFEGGELWLINSYVPEYLQANRFNHETRRRRKLLVNKREMAKLAQSIEREGMTLVPLKIYFNDRGMAKMLLAIGRGKKLHDKRETEKQRDWNREKGRLLKERG, encoded by the coding sequence ATGAGCCAGGGCAAGAAATCCGACCCCAACAACAAGATCGCCGCGGAAAACCGCAAGGCGCGCTTCAATTATGAGGTGCTCGACACGCTCGAGGCCGGCATGGTCTTGAGCGGCACTGAGGTCAAGTCGCTGCGTCTGGGACAGGCCAACATCCAGGATTCCTACGCCTCGTTCGAGGGCGGGGAACTGTGGCTGATCAATTCCTACGTGCCGGAATATCTGCAGGCCAACCGCTTCAACCATGAGACGCGGCGCCGCCGCAAGCTGCTGGTCAACAAGCGCGAGATGGCCAAGCTCGCCCAGAGCATCGAGCGCGAGGGCATGACGCTTGTGCCGCTGAAGATCTATTTCAACGATCGCGGCATGGCCAAGATGCTGCTCGCCATCGGCCGTGGCAAGAAGCTTCACGACAAGCGCGAGACCGAAAAGCAGCGCGACTGGAACCGCGAAAAGGGGCGGCTGCTGAAAGAGCGCGGGTAG
- a CDS encoding bifunctional (p)ppGpp synthetase/guanosine-3',5'-bis(diphosphate) 3'-pyrophosphohydrolase yields MMRQYELVERVQRYKPDVNEALLNKAYVYAMQKHGHQRRASGDPYFSHPLEVAAILTDMHLDEATIAVALLHDTIEDTSATRAEIDELFGPDIGRLVEGLTKLKKLDLVSKKAEQAENLRKLLLAISEDVRVLLVKLADRLHNMRTLHHVPESKRLRIAEETMDIYAPLAGRMGMQGMREELEELAFRYINPEAYRTVTERLKDLSERNKGVLEDIEKALSALFDKYAIKAVVTSRQKKPWSVFRKMETKALSFEQLSDIFGFRVILDNLEDCYRALGAIHTTWSMVPGRFKDYISTPKQNDYRSIHTTIVGPSRQRIELQIRTREMNKIAEYGVAAHSIYKDGVAKANGAGHTISKDTNAYGWLRRTIEQLADGDNPEEFLENTKLELFQDQVFCFTPKGMLIALPRGATPIDFAYAVHTDVGDTCVGAKVNGRVMPLMTELKNGDEVEIIRSKAQVPPAAWEQIVVTGKARSAIRRATKNAIRKQYSGLGTRILERAFERAGKKFTKDGLKPVLHRLARKDIEDVLASVGRGELSSNDVVRAVFPDYKEERATPAASKPREEGWSKIRNAAGMLFQIPGRSSTPQRKEPKRWGPAVPIRGVSGDLPVKFAPEGAVPGDRIVGIMQPGSGITIYPIQSPSLMAFDDQPERWIDVRWDLDEGSKERFPARISVTAINAPGSLADITQVVAANDANIHSLSMVRTAPDFTEMLLDLEVWDLKHLNRLISQLKENASVSDARRVNG; encoded by the coding sequence ATGATGCGTCAGTATGAGCTTGTCGAGCGCGTCCAGCGCTACAAGCCTGACGTCAACGAGGCGCTGCTCAACAAAGCCTATGTCTACGCCATGCAGAAGCATGGCCATCAACGCCGCGCCTCTGGCGATCCCTACTTCTCGCATCCGCTGGAAGTGGCGGCGATTCTCACCGACATGCATCTCGACGAGGCGACGATTGCGGTCGCCCTGCTGCATGACACGATCGAGGACACGAGCGCGACGCGCGCCGAGATCGATGAACTGTTCGGGCCCGACATCGGCAGGCTGGTCGAGGGACTGACCAAGCTCAAGAAGCTCGATCTCGTCTCCAAGAAGGCCGAGCAGGCGGAGAATCTGCGCAAGCTCCTGCTGGCGATCTCGGAAGATGTGCGCGTGCTCCTGGTCAAGCTCGCTGACCGCCTGCACAACATGCGCACCTTGCACCATGTGCCCGAAAGCAAGCGCCTGCGCATCGCCGAAGAGACGATGGACATCTATGCGCCGCTTGCCGGCCGCATGGGCATGCAGGGCATGCGCGAGGAACTCGAGGAGCTCGCCTTCCGCTACATCAACCCGGAAGCCTACCGGACGGTGACGGAGCGGCTGAAGGATCTGTCCGAGCGCAACAAGGGCGTGCTCGAGGACATCGAGAAGGCACTGTCGGCGCTGTTTGACAAATATGCCATCAAGGCCGTGGTCACGAGCCGGCAGAAGAAGCCGTGGTCGGTGTTCCGCAAGATGGAGACCAAGGCGCTGTCCTTCGAGCAGCTGTCCGACATCTTCGGCTTCCGTGTCATCCTCGACAATCTGGAAGACTGCTATCGCGCGCTCGGCGCCATCCACACCACCTGGTCGATGGTTCCCGGCCGCTTCAAGGACTACATCTCGACGCCTAAGCAGAACGACTACCGCTCGATCCACACCACCATCGTCGGCCCCTCGCGCCAGCGCATCGAGCTGCAGATTCGCACCCGCGAGATGAACAAGATCGCCGAATACGGCGTCGCCGCGCATTCGATCTACAAGGATGGAGTCGCCAAGGCCAATGGCGCCGGTCACACCATCTCCAAGGACACCAACGCCTATGGCTGGCTCCGGCGCACGATCGAACAGCTGGCCGACGGCGACAATCCGGAAGAGTTCCTGGAGAACACAAAGCTTGAGCTGTTCCAGGACCAGGTGTTCTGCTTCACGCCCAAGGGCATGCTGATCGCGCTGCCGCGCGGCGCCACCCCGATCGACTTCGCTTATGCCGTCCACACCGACGTCGGCGACACCTGCGTTGGCGCCAAGGTCAACGGCCGCGTCATGCCGCTGATGACCGAGCTCAAGAACGGCGACGAGGTCGAGATCATCCGCTCCAAGGCACAGGTGCCGCCTGCCGCCTGGGAGCAGATCGTCGTCACCGGGAAGGCGCGCTCGGCAATCAGGCGGGCGACCAAGAACGCCATCCGCAAGCAATATTCGGGGCTCGGCACCCGCATTCTCGAGCGCGCCTTCGAGCGCGCCGGCAAGAAGTTCACCAAGGACGGGCTGAAGCCGGTGCTTCACCGTCTCGCCCGCAAGGATATCGAGGACGTGCTGGCGTCAGTCGGCCGCGGCGAGCTGTCGTCCAACGACGTCGTGCGGGCCGTCTTCCCCGACTACAAGGAAGAGCGGGCGACGCCCGCAGCCTCCAAGCCGCGCGAAGAAGGCTGGTCGAAGATCCGCAATGCCGCGGGTATGCTGTTCCAGATTCCGGGGCGCTCCTCGACGCCGCAGCGCAAGGAGCCCAAGCGCTGGGGACCGGCCGTACCGATCCGTGGCGTCAGCGGCGACCTGCCGGTCAAGTTCGCGCCAGAAGGTGCGGTGCCTGGCGACCGCATCGTCGGCATCATGCAGCCGGGCTCGGGCATAACCATCTATCCGATCCAGTCGCCGTCGCTGATGGCCTTCGACGACCAGCCGGAACGTTGGATCGACGTCCGCTGGGATCTCGACGAGGGTTCCAAGGAGCGCTTCCCGGCGCGCATTTCGGTGACGGCGATCAACGCGCCGGGCTCGCTCGCCGACATCACGCAGGTGGTGGCGGCTAACGATGCCAACATCCACTCGCTGTCGATGGTGCGCACGGCCCCCGACTTCACCGAAATGCTGCTCGATCTCGAGGTCTGGGATCTCAAGCACTTGAACCGGCTGATTTCGCAGCTCAAGGAAAATGCCAGCGTCAGTGACGCCCGTCGCGTCAACGGGTGA
- the lepB gene encoding signal peptidase I has translation MSVAEKQKKSGGLGETVSVIVQALLLALVIRTFLFQPFSIPSGSMRPTLLEGDYLFVTKWAYGYSRFSLPLAPNLFSGRIFGSDPERGDVVVFKFPPNPSLDYIKRVVGLPGDRIQMKDGVLYINDVAVPKVKVGQIDNPDITEENRPVDVYRETLPNGVSYDTLDLTPNSIGDNTREFVVPEGHYFMMGDNRDNSTDSRFNVGYVPAENLVGRANIIFFSIAGGASPLEIWKWPSEMRGSRLFNFVR, from the coding sequence ATGAGCGTGGCTGAAAAACAGAAAAAGTCCGGTGGGCTTGGCGAAACCGTAAGCGTTATCGTCCAGGCGCTGCTGCTGGCCCTGGTGATCCGCACCTTCCTGTTCCAGCCGTTTTCGATTCCGTCGGGCTCCATGCGCCCGACGCTGCTCGAGGGCGACTATCTGTTCGTCACCAAATGGGCATACGGCTATTCGCGTTTCTCGCTGCCGCTGGCGCCCAACCTGTTCTCGGGCCGCATCTTCGGCTCCGATCCCGAGCGTGGCGATGTCGTCGTCTTCAAGTTCCCGCCGAACCCTTCGCTCGACTACATCAAGCGCGTCGTCGGCCTGCCTGGTGATCGCATCCAGATGAAGGACGGCGTGCTCTACATCAATGATGTCGCCGTGCCCAAGGTGAAGGTCGGCCAGATCGACAATCCCGACATCACCGAGGAAAACCGCCCGGTCGACGTCTATCGCGAGACCCTGCCGAACGGCGTTTCCTACGACACGCTGGACCTGACGCCGAATTCGATCGGCGACAACACCCGCGAATTCGTCGTGCCCGAAGGCCATTACTTCATGATGGGCGACAATCGCGACAACTCGACCGACAGCCGCTTCAACGTCGGCTATGTGCCGGCCGAGAACCTTGTCGGCCGCGCCAACATCATTTTCTTCTCGATCGCCGGGGGCGCTAGCCCGCTGGAAATCTGGAAGTGGCCGTCGGAAATGCGCGGCTCGCGCCTGTTCAACTTCGTCAGATAG
- the rnc gene encoding ribonuclease III: MAAKRLTATELADALQLRTGHVFRDHQRLQRALTHGSARSVHAGVDYERFEFLGDRVLGLAVADMLLADFPDAPEGELSVRLNALVNAEALAQIADEIGLAELIRAGSEVRNLAERKRVNLRADALESLIAVIYLDGGLDAAKRFIHKYWEPRAKAVDAARRDPKTELQEWAHQAAGAVPAYKIDSRTGPDHDPVFSVSVRVGNLTPATGTGRSKREAEQNAASALLVREGVWKNEETAS; encoded by the coding sequence ATGGCTGCAAAGCGGCTCACCGCCACAGAACTCGCCGATGCGCTGCAACTTCGCACCGGCCATGTCTTCCGCGACCACCAGCGCCTGCAGCGGGCGCTGACGCATGGCAGTGCGCGCAGTGTGCATGCCGGCGTCGACTACGAGCGCTTCGAATTCCTGGGCGACCGGGTGCTGGGGCTTGCCGTTGCCGACATGCTGCTGGCCGATTTTCCCGACGCGCCCGAGGGCGAGCTTTCGGTCCGGCTGAACGCGCTGGTCAACGCCGAGGCGCTGGCCCAGATCGCCGACGAGATCGGCCTTGCCGAACTCATCCGCGCCGGCTCGGAAGTGCGCAACCTTGCCGAGCGCAAGCGCGTCAACCTGCGCGCCGATGCGCTGGAATCGCTGATCGCCGTCATCTATCTCGACGGCGGGCTGGATGCGGCCAAGCGTTTCATCCACAAATACTGGGAGCCGAGGGCTAAGGCCGTGGACGCCGCGCGCCGCGACCCCAAGACCGAGCTTCAAGAATGGGCGCACCAGGCAGCCGGTGCCGTTCCCGCTTACAAGATCGACAGCCGCACCGGCCCCGACCATGATCCCGTCTTTTCGGTGAGCGTCAGGGTTGGAAATCTTACGCCCGCCACGGGCACCGGCCGCTCCAAGCGCGAAGCCGAGCAGAATGCGGCCTCCGCGTTGCTCGTGCGCGAGGGCGTCTGGAAAAACGAGGAGACCGCATCGTGA
- the acpS gene encoding holo-ACP synthase, whose amino-acid sequence MIIGIGSDLIDIRRIEESIERHGERFIKRIFTEAEQERAEGRRGRVASYAKRFAAKEACAKALGCGIAEGVFWTEMGVVNRPGGQPTMELTGGAAARLAKITPAGHYAVVHLTITDDFPLAQAFVIIEAMPVEQRPLS is encoded by the coding sequence ATGATCATCGGCATCGGCAGCGACCTCATCGACATCAGGCGGATCGAGGAATCGATCGAGCGTCATGGTGAGCGCTTCATCAAGCGCATCTTCACCGAAGCCGAACAGGAACGCGCCGAGGGCAGGCGAGGGCGTGTCGCCTCCTATGCCAAGCGCTTCGCCGCCAAGGAGGCCTGCGCCAAAGCGCTGGGCTGCGGTATTGCCGAAGGCGTGTTCTGGACCGAGATGGGCGTGGTCAACCGACCGGGGGGGCAGCCGACCATGGAACTGACCGGTGGAGCCGCGGCGCGCCTGGCAAAGATCACGCCGGCAGGCCACTACGCCGTCGTCCATCTGACCATCACCGACGATTTCCCGCTCGCACAAGCCTTTGTGATCATCGAGGCGATGCCGGTCGAACAACGGCCACTATCTTGA